A stretch of the Cheilinus undulatus linkage group 11, ASM1832078v1, whole genome shotgun sequence genome encodes the following:
- the phf8 gene encoding histone lysine demethylase PHF8, producing the protein MASVPVYCLCRLPYDVTRFMIECDICQDWFHGSCVGVEEDKAAEIDLYHCPNCQVTHGPSVMRKRRGGNKQTDSSSAGVRDPSRPVKTGSVQFVRELRSRTFPNADEVLLKPSGAQLTVDFLEEHSFSVPVMVLRRDGLGMTLPPASFSVTDVEHYIGSDKEIDVIDVSRQCDMKMRLGDFVEYYNSPNRDRVLNVISLEFSETRLSNLVETPKIVRKLSWVENLWPEESVFERPNVQKYCLMGVKDSYTDFHIDFGGTSVWYHVLRGEKIFYLISPTQANLALFERWSSSSNQNEMFFGDQVDMCYKCSVKQGNTLFIPTGWIHAVLTPVDCLAFGGNFLHSLNIDMQLRAYEIEKRLSTADLFKFPNFETVCWYVGKHLLDTFRGLRENRRHPATYLVHGAKALNNAFRSWTKKEALAEHEVEIPETINTQILVKDLAKEIRLVEDIFQQNIGRTGAQFPGSPLSKAPLTNSQNSGRPPGKKKGPKPKEVLGGLGPPGTKKKNQKGMLKAEAGELDLIEIHTKHTLKKFQPGKSKNESKLELPVDEFEGKLNKSKLKLVLTNGKIQGKKDGSSNGAGSAANYKHLAMEGSSLSDLESEDELQIDETPPPRRKPAGANKKKKLSGLPRKLPRAKPCSDPNRIREPGEVDFDIEEDYTTDEEALAAHGVKGGAGGILDLLKASKQVAGLDSAALSEEAPASPSTRDAIQGMLSMANPPSSSSSSSSSSPLSISGGLTEGLGKIKEKGGRAVWVTGGVKKTGNTEKMPVIQRPGKRPIKRPARHLSDEESPDEQETLGTCFKDSDYVYPSLESDEEDHVIKAKMKRKKNWDDTPWSPKARVMPTLPKQDRPAREGARVASVETGLAAAAAKLAQQEQKKPAKRKYTKKQRPPAPVIAPPPVQTEPAPPSPPPASETAADFSPDRRMDYYSASLLDHEYTAGPGPFGPGGPRGSGAMAPGVFLTSRRPSLSPQNSSSHSSASPAGLASQGMTGVGQGKRPKKGLATAKQRLGKILKIHRNGKLLL; encoded by the exons ATGGCATCAGTGCCAGTGTACTGTCTGTGTCGCCTGCCATACGATGTGACACGCTTCATGATAGAGTGTGACATCTGTCAAGACTGGTTTCATGGAAG TTGTGTCGGAGTAGAGGAGGACAAAGCAGCTGAAATTGACCTTTATCACTGCCCAAACTGTCAGGTCACACATGGGCCATCCGTCA tgcGCAAACGCCGTGGAGGCAATAAGCAGACAGACAGTAGTTCTGCTGGAGTACGAGATCCAAGTCGGCCTGTCAAGACGGGCAGTGTGCAGTTTGTCAGGGAGCTGCGGAGTCGCACCTTCCCTAA TGCAGATGAGGTCTTACTAAAGCCATCTGGGGCCCAGTTGACGGTTGACTTTCTGGAAGAGCATTCATTTAGCGTCCCTGTCATGGTTCTGAGGCGAGATGGCTTAGGCATGACCCTGCCTCCAGCATCGTTTAGTGTCACCGATGTAGAGCACTATATTG GTTCAGACAAAGAGATCGATGTTATTGATGTGTCTCGCCAATGTGATATGAAGATGCGGTTGGGAGACTTTGTTGAGTATTACAACAGCCCCAACAGAGACCGAGTACTCAATGTTATCAGCCTGGAGTTTTCTGAGACCAG gctttcaaATTTGGTGGAAACTCCAAAGATTGTGAGAAAACTGTCATGGGTGGAAAACCTTTGGCCTGAAGAGTCTGTTTTTGAACGCCCCAATGTGCAGAAGTACTGCCTAATGGGGGTGAAGGATAGCTACACAGACTTTCACATCGACTTTGGAGGGACCTCAGTATGGTACCATGTCCTGAGA GGCGAAAAAATCTTTTACCTGATTTCACCAACTCAAGCTAACTTGGCCCTTTTTGAGCGGTGGAGTTCCTCATCTAACCAGAATGAGATGTTCTTTGGAGACCAGGTTGATATGTGCTATAAATGCTCTGTCAAACAAGGAAACACCTTGTTCATCCCAACAG ggTGGATTCATGCTGTACTGACCCCAGTAGACTGCCTGGCTTTTGGAGGAAATTTCTTGCACAGTCTCAACATTGACATGCAACTGCG GGCCTATGAAATAGAAAAGAGATTAAGCACAGCAGATTTGTTCAAGTTTCCCAACTTTGAGACTGTGTGCTGGTATGTTGGAAAGCACCTTCTTGATACCTTCAGAG GTCTTCGTGAAAACCGCAGACATCCTGCAACATACCTGGTTCATGGGGCAAAGGCTTTGAACAATGCCTTCCGCAGCTGGACCAAAAAAGAG GCATTAGCTGAACATGAAGTGGAAATTCCAGAAACCATCAATACTCAAATACTTGTAAAGGACCTCGCCAAGGAGATTCGTCTGGTTGAG gACATCTTTCAGCAAAACATCGGCCGCACTGGAGCTCAGTTTCCTGGTTCCCCACTCTCTAAAGCTCCCCTGACCAACTCTCAGAACTCGGGGCGCCCCCCTGGAAAGAAGAAGGGACCAAAGCCCAAGGAGGTCTTAGGGGGTCTTGGGCCCCCTGGAACTAAGAAGAAGAATCAGAAGGGGATGCTTAAGGCAGAAGCAGGAGAACTGGACCTCATAGAGATCCACACCAAACATACGCTCAAAAAATTTCAACCTGGCAAATCCAAAAACGAGAGCAAG TTGGAGCTGCCTGTAGACGAGTTTGAAGGGAAGCTTAATAAAAGCAAACTGAAACTCGTCCTGACCAATGGAAAAATCCAAGG TAAGAAGGATGGCAGCAGTAACGGTGCAGGAAGCGCTGCTAACTACAAACATCTTGCCATGGAGGGGTCTAGTCTGTCTGACTTGGAGTCTGAAGATGAGCTGCAGATTGATGAGACTCCTCCTCCACGACGCAAACCTGCAGGAgcaaacaagaagaagaaactgagtG GTCTTCCAAGGAAGTTGCCAAGAGCCAAACCCTGCTCCGACCCCAACCGCATCAGGGAGCCTGGCGAGGTAGACTTTGACATTGAG GAGGATTATACGACAGATGAAGAGGCACTTGCTGCTCATGGAGTGAAGGGTGGAGCAGGGGGAATTCTGGACTTGTTGAAGGCCAGCAAGCAAGTTGCAGGCCTGGACTCAGCAGCACTTAG tgAGGAAGCCCCAGCCTCTCCCAGTACCCGTGATGCTATTCAGGGTATGCTGTCCATGGCCAACCCTccctcttcatcctcatcttcctcgTCTTCATCTCCTCTATCTATATCTGGAGGCCTGACAGAGGGGTTAGGGAAAATCAAGGAGAAAGGTGGCAGAGCTGTATGGGTCACTGGTGGGGTCAAGAAGACAGGAAATACTGAGAAGATGCCGGTCATACAGCGACCGGGGAAACGGCCAATTAAACGGCCAGCCCGTCACCTGAGCGATGAGGAGAGTCCAGATGAGCAAGAGACACTGGGAACCTGTTTTAAGGATTCTGACTATG tttacCCGTCCCTGGAATCAGATGAGGAGGACCACGTTATCAAAGCTAAGATGAAGCGAAAGAAAAACTGGGATGACACTCCATGGAGCCCAAAAG CCAGGGTGATGCCAACCCTCCCTAAACAGGATCGTCCAGCCAGGGAGGGGGCCAGAGTGGCATCAGTAGAAACTGGTcttgctgcagctgctgccaaGTTGGCACAACAA GAGCagaaaaaacctgcaaaaagaaagtacacaaaaaagcagcGTCCTCCTGCTCCTGTCATCGCTCCTCCCCCTGTTCAGACTGAGCCAGCCCCACCCTCTCCACCACCTGCTTCAGAGACTGCAGCAGACTTCAGCCCAGACAGGAGGATGGATTATTACTCCGCTAGTCTATTGGACCATGAGTATACAGCAGGGCCAGGACCTTTTGGTCCTGGAGGCCCTCGGGGCAGCGGAGCCATGGCCCCTGGTGTATTCCTCACTTCACGCCGCCCTTCACTGTCCccacaaaacagcagctctcaCTCCAGTGCATCCCCTGCTGGCTTAGCCAGCCAAGGCATGACAGGAGTTGGTCAAG GGAAACGTCCAAAGAAAGGACTTGCAACTGCAAAACAGAGACTtggaaaaatcttaaaaattcaTCGCAATGGAAAGCTTCTCTTGTGA